TCCTCTTTGGTGACTGAGGTTGCCCGGGAACCAGAAAACAGAGAGAAAAGTTTTCTTGATTTTGACCTGAACCAAGAATTTTCCTCTGAGGATGGTGATCAGGTGGAAACTACTAGTTCAAATCCAGTATCAGTCGTATCTGCCTCGAGAGCTATTGTGGCTTCTGGAATTCCTACAGGCCCTCTTCAATTTGAAGGAAGTCTTGGCTGGAAAGGATCTGCAGCCACTAGTGCATTTCGACCCGCATCTTCTCGTCGGGCGTTTGATAGTGATAGGCTTATTTCAGGTGGGGATACCAGTATTGGTTCACGACAGAGGCAAAATATTCTTCCTTTTGATTTGAATGTGGCTGAATGTGTGGATGATGAGATTGTCAATATAGGACTAGATAGACACAAACAGATTTTACCCGGCCTTCCTTCAGACGAGTCTTCTGTTCAAGTAAGTCCTAACAAACCTCAGAGGTTCAAATTGGATTTGAACCAATCAGAGGATGATGGGGGACTTTTGATATCCGAGTGGAAAATGAGTCGTCGAAACTGCCAGCTAAGTTCATCGCCTGCGTCTTCTTCATCATGCATGCTACCTTCGATGAGGAACTTCGACTTAAATGATAAACTGTTGAATTGCAATGATTCGGCAGACCATTCTGTTTTTCTTGGGGAGTCTTCTCACAAAGTTAATCCATGTATGGGTTCATCAGGTGAAAATGTTATTTCAATCTTGGGTGCCAAAGTCTCAAGAAATGCATTTCCTCAGATGCCATTGCCTTTTCTGAATGGGATGACTTCAGAACCTATGATGGATGCTAACTTTTTCCGAGGGGGACTTTTGATGGGGTTGGGAGCTCCAGTTACGTATCCGCTTGGATTCAATGGGGTTCCCATGTGTCCCACTGTTTCTCTTGAATCAGCACAGATTTATAGACCCACTGTAGCAATGCCATATGTTTTTGAATCTAGGGGAGCTCCTTTTCTACCTCAAATGTTGGGATCTGCATCAACCATTCCGCCTTCCTTTGGTCAGCCATCATTAGTCATGAACACGGTAAACGCAACACCTGGTCCTAACCTTGCTACCCCTTTGCGCCCCCCCATACTTGATTTGAACTCTGGGTTAACCAATGTTGTCGAAGCACGAAATCCTGATCCTGCGTTTTTTAGGCCGCTTTTCATACCTCATAGTCAGGGTAAACTATCAGAAGAGCAATTGAGCCTAAGAGACACTTTAAGACCCTTGGGTTCTGGCAGTGGTGGTGGAAAACGAAAGGAGCCTGATGGTGGATGGAATTTCTATCCTACGAACTACAAACATCAACAACCACCACAGTTGTAGAAAAGTTATATATTTTGGGTATTTGTCTTTGGTTTTCTGCCTAACAACTCGAGAAAAGCTTACTGATGCATAAAATCATCCAGAATGTAGCGGATTTGGCAATAGGAGAGTTGGAATTTAGttataaaattgaataaatacTGGAGATGATTGGTTTGATAGTGATTCATGGCCCAAACCCAACAGCTAGAGGAGAGAAATTAGGTTTATTGattctttttaagttttagtTTCCATAATttcctatttattttactttatttgtcCCATATAAGGCTATTGCAAGAATAGAAATATCTGGTACATGTTGCTGAAATATCTCACCCATACATAGAAATATATTGAATGATCCCTTTTCACATTTATGTATCGCTTGTAGTTGTAGGATTCACTAGTTTTATACACTGAGTAGTCAAGTATGTATATTGttctgtttattttttaaaagttttaataTTAGGTGATCctcttaattataaattaatattgcaTTACTCTTAAGTGTTTTGTACgttatataatttgaaaattctttTGCCAAACTTGTTGCGAAACTGATCACATAAAGCAATGAAGAGTGCAAGATGTTCAAGAAACAAACCAAGAAGCATAGTATTGTAGTGGAGTTTTCTAAGATGTATATATGCACTCACTCACAACAGAATTGCCTTTCTATCTACTGAATGTTCAACTAAAGCGAGTAGGGCTTCTTCGCTCACCTTAGTTTGTTGTATTGgtgaataaaattaataggGGTAAAACAGTTAACACTCtgtttggttcgcacaaggaAATCGGAATGaaatgaggaaagggaatgaaagagaaaggaatggattcccctaatttagcctagtcatttggctgtgttcaggaaacggaatgaactgcttattgattccctttgtgactgtttagttcaagttaaggaatcaaattatgagtttttaaattcttttatatttttaaaaacttatttttttaaaaaatatcatcaACATGTATCATCTTTTCCTataatatgaagaaaaaataaCATAACTGTAAATAATATCTTTCTAGCTCGATTGATTACAAATAATCACTTGTTTCTAGATCAAAATACATAGCAAAAGTGTTCTAGTCCTTTCAAAATCATTCATGCAACCACATCATAAGATCTAAGCATTACTATTTCCTCCAATAAGACTCTTAACATAAGCACTTTTTAAAGCGTCGGGACACTTTGAAAATATTATGAGCTTGTTTGGTTGTGCGGTTAGAATGTTAGCCACTTCAAAAACTTGGTTAGGAGTTACACCTTCTAAATTGAAAGAGAGTAGTTCCTCTAGCACTTGCTCAGTCTTTTCAACTATTTTTTGCTCACGATCATCAGTGCGTGCCATCACATTTGCCATAGTGGAAAGATGAACATTCATGTCTTTCATGAATGCTTGTAAGCTAGCCAATTCATTAGAACTACCTTCACCACCATTTCCTCTCTTACTTCTTTTAGAAGTTTTTTCAGTCTTCATCTTTTTTGCAGGAGGAGAAGTAACAATTTGAGTGGCATTACCACTAGCAGCAacttcctcatcatcacttgaatcaagtGTAACCTGTGGAGGGGCAACATTTTGCAAATTCTTGATTGCTTCAATATAATCTTCACCTGGTTTTCTAGTAGCATAATCCTTGCCATAAACATTCATGAGTTCATGAAAGTGCGGAAATAAGACTCCAAACAAGTTTTTGCAATTCGGATGAttctgaaaaacaaaaaaatgctCAAAATGATCAAATATACAACATCGTCAAACTATctcaaacataattaaaatgacCTTACAAAGGTTGTCATACCTTGCAAAACTCGTCATAAACAGCCCGGTCCACAgaaaccatttttttttcatcatcccaaACGAATCCACTTGtatttaacatttgagaaatagcCCTAAACTTGGCTCCAAGTGTCTTAAGTCGAGAATCAATGTGTGGCAGAGCCTTCAAACCACAACCAGGAAGAGCCTTACCTATGACCTCCTCTAAGCGAACCATATAGCCGCTTCTGAATCCATTATCACACCTCCAGTGAGGATCAACAGCTAGCTCTGACAATGCTTCCACAAGAACTTTATCTTCTTGAGCAGTCCAAAATCGTTTGTTTTTTCCCCTTCCACCTCCACTTGCACTACTTTCATCCATCCTTTATAACATTTGAACCATATTGATCATAGTAAAAACAAAATTGCatgtatataaaaatgaaattaaccAAGAAATATTCAATACAAGTAAACAAAGGAAATTTTCCTCAAGTCCaatacaagtaaaaaaaaaatcaagcatGAAATAAACATACAAATCTCAAGTTCAGATACaagaaacaattttttttttaataaaaaagaataacatCACAAAGTAAGTCTGCGGTGTCTAGCCCTCCAATCATTGAACATATA
This Amaranthus tricolor cultivar Red isolate AtriRed21 chromosome 13, ASM2621246v1, whole genome shotgun sequence DNA region includes the following protein-coding sequences:
- the LOC130798895 gene encoding uncharacterized protein LOC130798895 gives rise to the protein MANKVRGRLVGVNKQREREWIDPIPFVVVLFQNFYLGSFIEQFHLYNKLLVLISNRVLLLNVRVLLWVVCDMVLLMFFSTENGSHWYFFEKEEKLGLYSNSLGALDGKMILVNVPCKDRSKYRTRKGTLAMNVLGVCSPEMVFIYVLPGWEGSAHDGRILRDAISRPNGLKVPKGYTNGEGFLAPYRGHLYHLREWNNPQQPQIAEEYFNLRHAKARNVIERCFGLLKGRWGILRSPSWFSLQTHGRIVLACALLHNLVKRYMLAEFGDEDLMDESSASGGGRGKNKRFWTAQEDKVLVEALSELAVDPHWRCDNGFRSGYMVRLEEVIGKALPGCGLKALPHIDSRLKTLGAKFRAISQMLNTSGFVWDDEKKMVSVDRAVYDEFCKNHPNCKNLFGVLFPHFHELMNVYGKDYATRKPGEDYIEAIKNLQNVAPPQVTLDSSDDEEVAASGNATQIVTSPPAKKMKTEKTSKRSKRGNGGEGSSNELASLQAFMKDMNVHLSTMANVMARTDDREQKIVEKTEQVLEELLSFNLEGVTPNQVFEVANILTAQPNKLIIFSKCPDALKSAYVKSLIGGNSNA